Sequence from the bacterium genome:
GAAACTTAAGGAGGACGAGACCCTTTTAGTCCAGTCCGGCAAGCCGGTGGGCATCCTGCAGACCCATCCCCATTGCCCGCGGGTGCTGATCGCCAACTCCAACCTGGTGCCCCATTGGGCCAACTGGGACTATTTCCGCAAGCTTGAGGCGCTGGGCCTGATCATGTACGGGCAGATGACCGCCGGAAGCTGGATCTATATCGGCACCCAGGGGATTTTACAGGGAACATACGAGACCTTCGGCGCCCTGGCCCAAAAACATTTCGGCGGCACGCTAAAGGGCAAGTGGGTGCTGACCGGCGGCATGGGCGGGATGTCCGGGGCCCAGCCCTTGTCCGTTACCATGAACGAGGGCGTGATACTCAATGTCGAAGTGGATCCGGAGAGGATAAAGAAACGGATAGCCACCGGCTATTGCGACGTGATGAGCGTCAATCTTGATAATGCGCTGAAGCTGGTCCGTGACGCGGTGAATAAAGGCGAAGCATTATCGGTTGGGCTGGTGGGAAACTGCGCCGACGTGCTTCCCGAACTGGTTCGCCGGGGCGTGATCCCCGACGTGGTCACCGACCAGACCTCGGCCCACGACGAGCTGAACGGCTACGTGCCGCACGGCATCACGCTGAACGATGCGCTGTGGCTGCGCAAGGACAATCCCGAGGAATACAAGAAGCGAAGCCTCCAGTCGATGGCCGTCCACATGCAGGCCATGCTGGACATGCAGAAGCAGGGTGCCATCGCTTTTGACTACGGCAACAACATCCGGGGCCAGGCGGTGAAGCACGGCATCAAGAATGCCTTTGACGTGCCGGGCTTTGTGCCGGAATACATCCGCGACCTGTTCTGCGAAGGCAAGGGCCCGTTCCGCTGGGCGGCGTTGTCCGGCGATCCCAAGGATATTGCGGTGACAGATGACGCGGTGCTGAAACTGTTCCCCAAGAATGCCCACCTGGCCCGCTGGATCAAGATGGCCCAAAAGAAGGTCCATTTCCAGGGCCTGCCGGCCAGGATCTGCTGGTTGGGTTACGGCGAACGCGACAAGGCCGGACTGCTGTTCAACGACCTGGTGAAGAAGGGGAAGATCAAAGCTCCCATCGTCATCGGCCGGGACCATCTGGACTGCGGCTCGGTGGCCTCGCCCAACCGCGAGACCGAGGCCATGAAGGACGGCTCTGACGCCATAGCCGACTGGCCGCTGCTGAACGCCATGGTCAACGTGGCCTCCGGGGCTTCTTGGGTTTCCATTCATCACGGCGGGGGAGTGGGGATAGGCTATTCCATCCACGCCGGGCAGGTGACGGTGGCCGACGGCACCAAGGAGATGGCCAATAGGATCGAGCGGGTATTGACCAACGACCCCGGGATGGGCATTTTGCGCCATGTGGACGCGGGGTATGACATTGCCAAGCAGGTGGCGAAGCAGAAAAAAGTAACAATACCCATGATGAAGTAAATATTGATTCTTCTATATGCACCTCATCATCCAACATATCGGACAATTGCTGACGCTAATGAACCCCTCCCAACCCTCCCCTCGAGGGGAGGGAAAGGCAAGGGTGGGGTCCGCCATGTCCGACCTCGGCATCATCGAGGACGGTCTCGTTGCCATTGAGAACGGCAAGATCGTAGCGGTGGGCAAAACATCCGACCTCAAGCCCAAGCTGAAACTATTGCCCCACACCAAGGTCATCGACGCCGGGAACCAAGTGGTGATGCCAGGCTTCGTGGACTGCCACACCCACCTGGTCTACGGCGGCTCCCGTGAGGACGAGTTCGAGATGCGGGCCTCGGGCGTTTCGTATCAGGAGATCGCCGCCAAAGGCGGGGGCATCCGTTCCACCGTCAAGGCCACCAGGCTGGCTTCCCGCGAGGTCTTAAAGCGCGACGCTGTGAAACGCCTGGACCGTATGCTTCTTTGGGGAACTACCACGGTGGAATCCAAAAGCGGCTACGGCCTGGAGACCAAAAGCGAAATAAAGCAATTGGAGGTCAACCGGGATTTGAACGACCTTCAGCCGATAGAGGTGGTTTCCACCTTCATGGGGGCGCATGAGTTTCCTGAGGAATTTCGGAAAACGAATGCAAATAACGAAAGCGAAATCGATCGCGCAGGGTATGTCCAGTTAATTTGCAAAGAGATGATACCGAAGATAGCAGAACAGAAGCTGGCTGAGTTCTGTGATGTGTTCTGCGACCAGGGCGTGTTCACTCCGGAAGAAGCCATAAAGATACTGGGAACCGCCAGCAATTACGGGATGATCCCCAAGATCCACGCCGACGAGCTGGCCTCGGTGGGCGCGGCCGAAGTGGCCGGCAAGGTCAAGGCCATCAGCGCCGAGCACCTGCTGTACCCCTCGCAGGCCGGGCTGGAACTGATGAAAGCGGCCGGGACCATCGCCGTGCTGCTTCCGGGCACCAGCCTGACCATCAAGAAGAACTACGCCCCGGCCCGCAAGATGATTGAGATGGGCATTCCGGTGGCCTTGGCCACCGACCACAATCCCGGTTCCTGCACCATCGAAAATATGCCGTTCATCATCGGGCTGGCCTGCCTGTACCTGGGGCTGACCCCGGCCGAGGCCATCTGCGCCGCCACCTACAACTCGGCCTGCGCCTTGAACCGGGGCGACCGGATCGGTTCCATCGAAGTCGGCAAGCAGGCGGACCTGCTGATCATGGACATTCCCAATTATAGGTATATTCCGTACCACTACGGGGTCAACTATGTCAAGACGGTTATCAAGCGCGGCAGGATAGTCATCGGATCATAAATGGACATTTATTGACATTGTTTGACATTGGAGTATTATGGCAAACAAGATCGTTGATTTTACTGATTTGATAATTTACCAATTGGCCGTTGACTTGGCTGACTGGATATATGAGCTTACTGCCAAGTTTCCGGAAGACGAGAGGTATAATCTCACTTCACAGCTAAGAAGGTCTTCAACTTCGGTCTACAGCAACATTGCCGAGGGTTTTGGAAGATACCATTACAAAGAGAACAAGCAGTTTTGCCGGATAGCCAGAGGATCTTTATACGAGACAAAAGCCCATATGTTGTTCAGCCATAAACGCGGCTACATAAACCAGCAAATACTTGATGAATACCTGAAAAGACACACAACTCTGGCCATAAAACTTAACAACTACATCAACACCACCGGCGTTAATGTCCGTAAAATGTCAAACAATGTCATAATAAATGAGCAGGAGAGAGCATGACCAAGTTAGTCGAATGCGTCCCGAATTTTTCCGAGGGCCGAGACCGCAAGATCATCGATGCCATTTCCGACGCCGTCCGCGGTGTGGCGGACGTAAAACTTTTGGACGTGGACCCAGGGGCCGACACCAATCGCACGGTTTACACTTTAGTGGGCACCCCGGAAGGGGTGAAGGAAGCGGCCTTCCAGGCCGCCAGGAAGGCCCATGAACTTATCGACATGTCCAAGCACAGCGGGGCTCATCCCCGGATGGGGGCCATGGACGTCTGCCCCTTCGTGCCGGTCTCCGGCGTGACCATGGACGAGTGCGTCCAGATAGCCAAAGATCTGGGAAAACGGCTGGGCGAGGAACTTGACATCCCGATCTACCTCTACGAATTCGCCGCCGCCTCGCCCGAGCGCCAGAGCCTGGCCGACATCCGCACCGGTGAATACGAAGCGCTGGAAGAAAAGTTTAAAGACCCAAAATGGAAGCCTGATTTCGGACCGGCCAAGTTCAAGCACAAGTGGGGAGCCAGCGTGGTGGGGGCCCGGGAATTTTTAATCGCCTACAACGTCAATGTCAACACCAAGGACAAGAAGCTGGCCAACGAGATCGCCCTGAACATCCGCGAGGGGGGCCGGGCCAAAAAGGACGCTGCCGGCAAGATCGTCAAGGATGCCCAGGGCAATTCGGTCAAGGTCCCCGGCCGTCTGAAGGCTGTTCGGGCCATCGGCTGGTACATCGAGCAGTACCGCCAGGCCCAGGTGTCCATAAATCTCATC
This genomic interval carries:
- the hutU gene encoding urocanate hydratase, which translates into the protein MPNIIKSPHGTKISCQGWQQEAAMRMLMNNLDPVVAERPEDLIVYGGNGRAARNWDCYHAIIKSLKKLKEDETLLVQSGKPVGILQTHPHCPRVLIANSNLVPHWANWDYFRKLEALGLIMYGQMTAGSWIYIGTQGILQGTYETFGALAQKHFGGTLKGKWVLTGGMGGMSGAQPLSVTMNEGVILNVEVDPERIKKRIATGYCDVMSVNLDNALKLVRDAVNKGEALSVGLVGNCADVLPELVRRGVIPDVVTDQTSAHDELNGYVPHGITLNDALWLRKDNPEEYKKRSLQSMAVHMQAMLDMQKQGAIAFDYGNNIRGQAVKHGIKNAFDVPGFVPEYIRDLFCEGKGPFRWAALSGDPKDIAVTDDAVLKLFPKNAHLARWIKMAQKKVHFQGLPARICWLGYGERDKAGLLFNDLVKKGKIKAPIVIGRDHLDCGSVASPNRETEAMKDGSDAIADWPLLNAMVNVASGASWVSIHHGGGVGIGYSIHAGQVTVADGTKEMANRIERVLTNDPGMGILRHVDAGYDIAKQVAKQKKVTIPMMK
- the hutI gene encoding imidazolonepropionase gives rise to the protein MSDLGIIEDGLVAIENGKIVAVGKTSDLKPKLKLLPHTKVIDAGNQVVMPGFVDCHTHLVYGGSREDEFEMRASGVSYQEIAAKGGGIRSTVKATRLASREVLKRDAVKRLDRMLLWGTTTVESKSGYGLETKSEIKQLEVNRDLNDLQPIEVVSTFMGAHEFPEEFRKTNANNESEIDRAGYVQLICKEMIPKIAEQKLAEFCDVFCDQGVFTPEEAIKILGTASNYGMIPKIHADELASVGAAEVAGKVKAISAEHLLYPSQAGLELMKAAGTIAVLLPGTSLTIKKNYAPARKMIEMGIPVALATDHNPGSCTIENMPFIIGLACLYLGLTPAEAICAATYNSACALNRGDRIGSIEVGKQADLLIMDIPNYRYIPYHYGVNYVKTVIKRGRIVIGS
- a CDS encoding four helix bundle protein; the encoded protein is MANKIVDFTDLIIYQLAVDLADWIYELTAKFPEDERYNLTSQLRRSSTSVYSNIAEGFGRYHYKENKQFCRIARGSLYETKAHMLFSHKRGYINQQILDEYLKRHTTLAIKLNNYINTTGVNVRKMSNNVIINEQERA